From Candidatus Nitricoxidivorans perseverans, the proteins below share one genomic window:
- a CDS encoding transcriptional regulator, which produces MKAIVIGIMPQDKIRERVLSIARGEHKPKSGEPKIWFTSMRSLAEVLSDENRALLQVIKETNPQSITSLAEATGRKPGNLSRTLKTMSNYGIVEMRRERNHVRPVAKATEFRIVA; this is translated from the coding sequence ATGAAAGCCATCGTGATCGGCATCATGCCGCAAGACAAAATTCGGGAGCGTGTCTTGTCGATTGCTCGCGGCGAACACAAGCCAAAGTCAGGCGAACCGAAAATCTGGTTCACCTCAATGCGTTCTCTTGCCGAAGTCTTGAGCGATGAGAATCGCGCGTTGCTTCAGGTGATCAAGGAGACGAATCCCCAATCCATAACATCTCTGGCTGAGGCGACCGGACGCAAGCCGGGCAATCTGTCGCGCACTCTCAAGACCATGTCGAACTACGGCATCGTCGAAATGAGACGCGAGCGTAACCATGTGCGTCCGGTTGCCAAAGCGACCGAATTCAGGATTGTGGCCTGA
- a CDS encoding DUF6516 family protein, with protein sequence MREDHGIANLLDLHDQIIDQDCGYWVKIEAWRVEVTADVPHGIRYSLTLHEPYGKRILGYDNAHAVKPPKKFKYAGQRLTYDHKHRHVSDKGVPYEFQDAQQLLIDFFNEVDRVLKEARQK encoded by the coding sequence ATGCGTGAAGACCACGGAATAGCCAATCTGCTAGACCTGCACGATCAGATCATTGATCAGGATTGTGGTTATTGGGTGAAGATCGAGGCTTGGCGTGTCGAGGTAACTGCAGACGTGCCACACGGAATTCGTTATTCCCTGACGCTCCACGAGCCTTACGGAAAGCGGATTCTGGGATATGACAACGCGCATGCAGTAAAGCCGCCGAAGAAGTTCAAGTATGCCGGGCAGCGACTGACCTACGATCACAAGCACCGGCATGTGAGCGACAAAGGCGTGCCCTACGAGTTTCAGGATGCACAACAACTCCTGATCGACTTTTTCAACGAAGTCGACCGGGTTCTGAAGGAGGCAAGACAGAAATGA